One genomic window of Quercus robur chromosome 6, dhQueRobu3.1, whole genome shotgun sequence includes the following:
- the LOC126733222 gene encoding protein ANTHESIS POMOTING FACTOR 1, with the protein MGGSQSEREDKVSLELNEEIIQSMEVGMAFRDYNGRISSMDFHKTSSYLVTASDDESIRLYDVASASCLKTINSKKYGVDLVCFTSHPTTVIYSSKNGWDESLRLLSLHDNKYLRYFKGHHDRVVSLSLCSRKECFISGSLDRTVLLWDQRAEKCQGLLRAQGRPATAYDEQGLVFAIAFGGYIRMFDARKYEKGPFDIFSVGGDTSDANVVKFSNDGRLMLLTTMDGHIHVLDSFRGTLLSTYNVKPVSSNSTLEASFSPEGMFVISGSGDGSVYSWSVRSGKEVASWMSTETEPPVIKWAPGSLMFVTGSSELSFWIPDLSKLGSYAGRK; encoded by the exons atgggtg GCTCTCAATCCGaaagagaagacaaggtttCATTGGAGCTGAATGAAGAGATTATTCAAAGCATGGAAGTCGGCATGGCCTTCAGAGACTAT AATGGTAGAATTAGTTCGATGGATTTTCATAAGACTTCAAGTTATCTAGTAACAGCTAGTGATGACGAATCCATTCGCCTTTATGATGTTGCCAGTGCAAG CTGTTTGAAGACAATTAACAGCAAAAAGTATGGGGTTGATCTGGTTTGCTTTACTTCTCACCCTACAACAGTCATCTACTCTTCAAAAAATGGCTGGGATG AATCCCTGAGGTTACTATCATTGCACGACAACAAGTATTTGCGGTATTTTAAAGGTCACCATGACAG GGTTGTGTCACTCAGCTTGTGCTCTCGCAAAGAATGCTTTATCTCTGGTTCTCTTGATCGAACTGTTTTGCTTTGGGATCAACGAGCTGAGAAGTGTCAG GGTCTTTTACGTGCACAAGGAAGGCCTGCTACGGCATATGATGAACAAGGACTAGTCTTTGCAATTGCCTTTGGAGGATACATTAGAATGTTTGATGCCCGCAAGTATGAAAAG GGCCCTTTTGACATCTTTTCTGTTGGGGGAGATACATCTGATGCAAATGTTGTAAAGTTCAGTAATGATGGGAGACTTATGCTTTTAACAACTATGGATGGACATATTCATGTGCTTGATTCATTCCGTGGCACACTT TTATCCACATATAATGTCAAGCCTGTTTCAAGCAATTCCACATTAGAGGCATCATTCAGCCCTGAGGGAATGTTTGTTATATCAG GTTCAGGTGATGGAAGTGTTTATTCTTGGAGTGTACGAAGTGGGAAAGAA GTTGCGAGTTGGATGAGTACTGAAACTGAGCCTCCTGTCATAAAATGGGCTCCTGGAAGTCTGATGTTCGTCACTGGCTCTTCTGAACTGTCATTCTGGATACCGGACTTGTCTAAGTTGGGATCTTATGCTGGAAGGAAGTAG